In Notamacropus eugenii isolate mMacEug1 chromosome 1, mMacEug1.pri_v2, whole genome shotgun sequence, one genomic interval encodes:
- the LOC140512517 gene encoding glutathione S-transferase omega-1-like isoform X1 yields the protein MSGESVRSLGEGSAQPGPVPPGVVRVYSMRFCPFAQRTRLVLKAKGIKHEVININLKNKPEWYLKKHPLGLVPVLETSKGQLIHESSITCEYLDEAYLGKKLFPEDPYEKALQKMTLELFSKVPSLSKNILIAVRNGEDCTTQKAELCKEFSKLEEVLTRQKTTFFGGNSVSMIDYLIWPWFERLETYEIADCVAHTPALKLWVAAMKKDPTVEAVLTDVKTYNGFFDLYFQNSPDACDYGL from the exons ATGTCCGGCGAGTCGGTCCGCAGCCTGGGAGAGG GCAGCGCGCAGCCCGGCCCCGTGCCGCCGGGAGTCGTCCGGGTGTACAGCATGCGGTTCTGCCCCTTCGCCCAGAGGACCCGGCTCGTCCTGAAGGCCAAAGGAATCAA GCACGAGGTCATCAATATTAACTTGAAAAACAAGCCTGAATGGTACCTTAAGAAACACCCCCTTGGTTTAGTACCAGTTCTGGAGACCAGTAAGGGTCAGCTGATACACGAATCTTCCATCACTTGTGAATACCTAGATGAAGCTTATCTGGGAAAGAAGCTGTTTCCAGAAGATCCCTACGAGAAAGCTTTGCAAAAGATGACTTTGGAGTTGTTTTCtaag gTACCATCGTTGTCCAAGAATATTCTTATAGCAGTACGAAACGGGGAAGACTGCACCACTCAGAAAGCAGAACTCTGTAAGGAATTCAGCAAACTGGAGGAG GTTCTTACCCGGCAGAAGACCACTTTCTTTGGTGGGAACTCTGTATCCATGATCGATTACCTCATCTGGCCCTGGTTTGAACGGTTGGAAACATATGAGATAGCTGA CTGCGTGGCCCACACCCCTGCTCTGAAGCTGTGGGTTGCTGCCATGAAGAAGGACCCTACAGTCGAAGCTGTCCTTACTGACGTGAAGACGTACAATGGCTTCTTTGATCTCTACTTTCAGAATAGTCCTGATGCCTGTGACTATGGGCTGTGA
- the LOC140512517 gene encoding glutathione S-transferase omega-1-like isoform X2, whose amino-acid sequence MRFCPFAQRTRLVLKAKGIKHEVININLKNKPEWYLKKHPLGLVPVLETSKGQLIHESSITCEYLDEAYLGKKLFPEDPYEKALQKMTLELFSKVPSLSKNILIAVRNGEDCTTQKAELCKEFSKLEEVLTRQKTTFFGGNSVSMIDYLIWPWFERLETYEIADCVAHTPALKLWVAAMKKDPTVEAVLTDVKTYNGFFDLYFQNSPDACDYGL is encoded by the exons ATGCGGTTCTGCCCCTTCGCCCAGAGGACCCGGCTCGTCCTGAAGGCCAAAGGAATCAA GCACGAGGTCATCAATATTAACTTGAAAAACAAGCCTGAATGGTACCTTAAGAAACACCCCCTTGGTTTAGTACCAGTTCTGGAGACCAGTAAGGGTCAGCTGATACACGAATCTTCCATCACTTGTGAATACCTAGATGAAGCTTATCTGGGAAAGAAGCTGTTTCCAGAAGATCCCTACGAGAAAGCTTTGCAAAAGATGACTTTGGAGTTGTTTTCtaag gTACCATCGTTGTCCAAGAATATTCTTATAGCAGTACGAAACGGGGAAGACTGCACCACTCAGAAAGCAGAACTCTGTAAGGAATTCAGCAAACTGGAGGAG GTTCTTACCCGGCAGAAGACCACTTTCTTTGGTGGGAACTCTGTATCCATGATCGATTACCTCATCTGGCCCTGGTTTGAACGGTTGGAAACATATGAGATAGCTGA CTGCGTGGCCCACACCCCTGCTCTGAAGCTGTGGGTTGCTGCCATGAAGAAGGACCCTACAGTCGAAGCTGTCCTTACTGACGTGAAGACGTACAATGGCTTCTTTGATCTCTACTTTCAGAATAGTCCTGATGCCTGTGACTATGGGCTGTGA